A portion of the Lysinibacillus timonensis genome contains these proteins:
- the lgt gene encoding prolipoprotein diacylglyceryl transferase, with the protein MNLLLLDINPVAFSIGSIEVRWYGILIASGIVLAYIVGQSEATKRGLPKDFFADLLIWAIPISIISARIYYVAMEWDYYGANPDKIIQIWNGGIAIHGALIGAIITALVFCRKKGISFLKVADIAAPSILIGQIVGRWGNFMNQEAYGGPVSEEFLRSLMLPNWIIDQMYIEELGTHVHPTFLYESLWNVLGLILLLILRKVNLQRGEIFFTYVIWYSIGRFFIEGMRTDSLFLFGLDIRTAQFVSILGVVIGIVVIIYRRVKVRPIVRYKDK; encoded by the coding sequence ATGAATTTGTTGTTGTTAGATATTAATCCAGTTGCCTTTTCAATTGGAAGTATTGAAGTGCGTTGGTATGGGATATTGATTGCCAGTGGTATTGTACTAGCCTATATCGTTGGTCAAAGTGAAGCGACAAAGCGAGGTTTACCAAAGGACTTTTTCGCTGATTTGCTCATTTGGGCAATACCAATTTCCATCATTAGTGCCCGTATTTATTATGTAGCAATGGAGTGGGATTACTATGGTGCTAACCCCGATAAAATTATACAAATTTGGAATGGCGGTATCGCGATTCATGGTGCATTAATTGGGGCTATCATTACGGCATTAGTATTTTGTCGTAAAAAAGGAATTAGTTTTTTAAAAGTTGCAGATATTGCAGCACCAAGTATTTTAATTGGCCAAATTGTTGGTCGTTGGGGTAACTTTATGAATCAAGAAGCATATGGTGGCCCTGTATCTGAAGAATTTCTACGCAGTTTAATGCTTCCAAATTGGATTATTGATCAAATGTATATAGAAGAGCTTGGTACACATGTACACCCAACTTTTCTTTATGAATCGTTGTGGAATGTATTAGGACTTATTCTTTTATTAATTTTAAGAAAAGTGAATTTACAACGCGGTGAAATTTTCTTCACCTATGTAATTTGGTACTCAATTGGACGTTTCTTTATCGAAGGTATGCGTACAGACAGCTTATTTTTATTCGGTTTAGATATTCGAACTGCTCAGTTTGTGTCAATATTAGGAGTTGTAATTGGGATTGTTGTCATTATTTATCGACGAGTAAAAGTTCGCCCAATCGTTCGATATAAAGATAAATAA
- the cccB gene encoding cytochrome c551 gives MKKALLALVFGSAIFLAACGGGDDQATDTGTTTEQTNTTDENTTNDGETDGTANGTTDDGATNDAAVADGQAVVEKACISCHGQNLEGMGNFPALNNVGSRYSEEEILEIINNGKGGMPPGVVKGEEAEAAAAYLATLK, from the coding sequence ATGAAAAAAGCATTACTTGCACTAGTATTTGGTTCAGCAATCTTTCTAGCTGCTTGTGGTGGCGGGGATGACCAAGCTACTGACACAGGTACAACGACTGAACAAACAAATACTACAGATGAGAACACAACAAATGACGGAGAAACTGATGGTACTGCTAACGGTACTACAGATGATGGCGCAACAAATGATGCAGCTGTAGCAGACGGACAAGCAGTTGTTGAAAAAGCATGTATCTCATGTCATGGTCAAAACTTAGAAGGTATGGGTAATTTCCCAGCGTTAAATAACGTTGGTTCTCGTTATTCGGAAGAAGAGATTTTAGAAATTATCAATAACGGTAAAGGCGGAATGCCTCCTGGCGTAGTTAAAGGCGAGGAAGCAGAAGCGGCAGCAGCTTATTTAGCTACATTAAAATAA
- a CDS encoding DapH/DapD/GlmU-related protein, producing MRRTERYKVEGANSLWHVYRTVSFWKVMKCFIFVQIGRITPFMSWKNWMYRTFLKMKIGDKTSLALMVMPDTMFPERISIGENSIIGFNTTILAHEYLIDEYRLGDVKIGSNVMIGANSTILPGVEIGDGAIVSAATLVHKDVPAGAMCGGNPMRIIFTAEEMAERKKNDIAQWQNG from the coding sequence ATGAGAAGGACGGAACGATATAAGGTAGAAGGAGCAAATTCATTATGGCATGTTTATAGAACTGTTTCGTTTTGGAAGGTAATGAAATGCTTTATATTTGTTCAAATTGGCCGTATTACGCCATTTATGAGTTGGAAAAATTGGATGTACCGTACCTTTTTAAAGATGAAAATTGGCGATAAAACATCGTTGGCCTTAATGGTAATGCCTGACACAATGTTTCCTGAACGAATCTCGATTGGCGAAAATTCTATTATAGGGTTTAACACGACAATTTTAGCACACGAATATTTAATAGATGAATATCGACTCGGCGATGTGAAAATTGGTAGCAATGTAATGATTGGTGCTAATTCTACCATATTACCTGGTGTTGAAATTGGTGATGGGGCAATTGTGTCGGCTGCAACATTGGTTCATAAAGATGTTCCAGCCGGGGCAATGTGTGGTGGAAACCCGATGCGAATCATTTTCACCGCTGAAGAAATGGCGGAGAGAAAAAAGAACGATATTGCACAATGGCAAAATGGATAA
- the ppaX gene encoding pyrophosphatase PpaX: MKALLFDFDGTLLNTNDLIIQTFMHVLEEKFPGKYTPDDCIQFIGPSLTETFEQITPNEVDDMVLKYRQWNHEHHDELVTEYEGVIETLEQLKRLGIRLAIVSTKRRDTIERGLNLMGANHLFEFLVGLEDVKHVKPDPEPVLLALEKLGVAKEETMMIGDNYHDIEAGKNAGVKTAGVAWSLKGEAFLKQFNPDYILQHMSDLLTIVKES, from the coding sequence ATGAAAGCTTTGTTATTTGATTTTGATGGAACATTACTCAATACAAATGATCTCATCATTCAAACATTTATGCATGTTTTAGAGGAGAAATTTCCCGGAAAATATACACCTGATGATTGTATCCAATTTATTGGACCTTCATTAACCGAAACGTTTGAACAAATTACTCCTAATGAAGTAGACGACATGGTTTTGAAATACCGTCAGTGGAATCACGAACACCATGATGAATTGGTGACGGAATATGAAGGGGTTATTGAAACATTAGAGCAATTGAAACGTTTAGGAATACGCTTAGCAATTGTATCTACGAAAAGAAGAGACACAATTGAACGTGGATTAAACTTAATGGGTGCTAATCATTTATTTGAATTTTTGGTAGGTCTTGAAGATGTGAAACACGTTAAACCGGATCCAGAACCTGTTTTGTTAGCTCTTGAAAAATTAGGAGTTGCCAAAGAAGAGACCATGATGATTGGAGATAATTATCATGATATTGAAGCGGGGAAAAATGCAGGTGTCAAAACTGCAGGAGTTGCGTGGTCATTAAAAGGTGAAGCGTTTTTAAAACAATTTAATCCAGATTATATTCTTCAACATATGTCTGACTTATTGACGATTGTGAAGGAGTCTTAA
- the hprK gene encoding HPr(Ser) kinase/phosphatase, whose amino-acid sequence MIQVTTKDVMEKFKLTLVSGNEGIGRYITTSDLSRPGLEMAGYFTHYPANRVQLVGRTELSFFEMLPSNLKKERMLKLCSQETPAIIISRGLDVPEELIEASNENSVPVLLTPMKTTRFSSRLTNFLESKLAPMAAMHGVLVDVYGIGVLIIGKSGVGKSETALELIKKGHRLVADDCVEIRQEAEDLLIGSPPPLLEHLLEIRGIGIIDIMTLFGASAVRPQKRITLIVELENWDPDKVYDRLGLDEEKMKIIDTEITKLTIPVQPGRNVSVIIEVAAMNYRLKKLGVNAAQEFSRRLDEVISIQDELEDY is encoded by the coding sequence ATGATTCAAGTTACGACAAAAGATGTTATGGAAAAATTCAAATTAACATTAGTTAGTGGTAATGAAGGAATTGGTCGATATATTACGACTAGCGATCTTTCACGCCCTGGTTTAGAAATGGCAGGTTATTTTACACATTACCCCGCAAACCGTGTACAATTAGTTGGTAGAACAGAACTATCATTTTTTGAAATGCTTCCATCCAATTTAAAAAAAGAACGTATGTTAAAACTTTGTTCTCAAGAAACACCTGCAATTATTATTTCGCGTGGATTGGATGTCCCGGAAGAGTTAATTGAAGCTTCAAATGAAAATAGTGTACCAGTACTTTTAACACCAATGAAAACAACTCGATTTTCAAGTAGGCTAACGAACTTTTTAGAAAGTAAATTGGCTCCTATGGCGGCTATGCACGGTGTATTAGTGGACGTTTATGGAATCGGAGTCCTTATTATAGGGAAAAGCGGAGTAGGGAAAAGTGAAACTGCACTAGAATTAATTAAAAAAGGACACCGTTTAGTAGCAGATGACTGTGTGGAAATACGTCAGGAAGCAGAGGATCTGTTAATCGGTAGTCCGCCACCACTTTTAGAACATCTGTTAGAAATTCGGGGTATCGGCATTATTGATATTATGACACTATTTGGTGCAAGTGCTGTCCGTCCTCAAAAACGTATTACACTTATTGTGGAACTCGAAAACTGGGACCCAGATAAGGTATATGATCGTCTTGGTTTAGATGAAGAAAAAATGAAAATTATTGATACAGAAATTACTAAGCTGACAATTCCAGTACAGCCAGGTCGTAACGTATCCGTAATTATTGAAGTAGCAGCAATGAATTATCGCTTGAAAAAGTTAGGTGTCAATGCGGCTCAAGAATTTTCACGTCGTTTAGATGAAGTAATATCGATTCAAGATGAACTAGAAGACTATTAA